A region from the Bacteroidota bacterium genome encodes:
- a CDS encoding VF530 family protein produces MEIKENTNKVQPNNPLHGIRLVDILEFLVAEYGWNELGSRININCFTSNPSINSSLKFLRKTPWAREKVENLYLRSIKK; encoded by the coding sequence ATGGAAATAAAAGAAAACACGAACAAAGTACAGCCCAATAATCCATTACATGGGATTCGCCTTGTAGATATTTTGGAATTTTTGGTTGCTGAATATGGCTGGAATGAATTGGGAAGCCGCATTAACATCAATTGTTTCACCAGCAATCCGTCCATTAATTCCAGTCTTAAATTTTTAAGAAAAACACCTTGGGCCAGGGAAAAGGTGGAGAATTTGTATCTAAGATCGATTAAGAAGTGA
- a CDS encoding ATP-binding cassette domain-containing protein → MITVADLKIQFGKRILFQDVNLKFTAGNCYGVIGANGAGKSTLLKAISGEIDFTGGYISMEPGERLSVLSQDHFAFDEFTVLDTVMKGHSVLWSIMQEKNALYAKPDFSEKDGLKTAELEGQFADMNGWNAESDAASLLGDLGIKEEFHYTLMKDMSAKQKVRVLLAQALFGKPDNLLLDEPTNDLDLETVRWLENYLSNYENTVLVVSHDRHFLDAISTHTVDIDFGKVQLFPGNYSYWYESSQLALRQVQKQNKKAEEKKKELQEFIARFSANASKSKQTTSRKKMIEKLNIEDIKPSTRRYPGIIFKPDREVGDRILEVSGLSASIDGKVLFKNVDFYTNKGDKIIFLSKDPRAMTAFFEIINGNQEADSGTYTWGQTITTAYLPFNNSDYFNSDLSLSDWLCQFTTDTTELYIRGYLGKMLFAGEEILKPVNVLSGGEKMRCMISKMMLINANALIIDTPTNHLDLESIQAFNNNLIKYPGNIFMSSHDHEFIQTVCNRVIELTPKGIIDKIMDYDDYIDDEKIQALREKMYK, encoded by the coding sequence ATGATTACAGTCGCAGACTTAAAAATACAATTTGGTAAAAGAATATTATTTCAAGATGTAAATTTAAAATTTACCGCAGGCAACTGTTATGGAGTAATCGGTGCCAACGGAGCAGGAAAATCAACATTACTAAAAGCCATCTCAGGTGAAATAGATTTCACGGGAGGATATATTTCGATGGAACCCGGCGAACGACTTTCGGTTCTAAGTCAGGATCACTTTGCCTTTGACGAATTCACAGTTCTCGATACGGTAATGAAAGGACACTCTGTTTTATGGAGCATTATGCAGGAAAAAAATGCACTCTATGCCAAGCCTGATTTTTCGGAAAAAGATGGATTAAAAACAGCGGAACTGGAAGGTCAATTTGCAGACATGAATGGCTGGAATGCAGAGAGTGATGCTGCAAGTTTGTTGGGTGATTTAGGAATAAAAGAAGAGTTTCATTATACCCTGATGAAAGATATGAGCGCCAAGCAAAAGGTAAGGGTTTTGCTGGCACAGGCACTATTTGGCAAACCTGATAACTTATTACTTGATGAGCCAACCAATGATCTCGATCTTGAAACGGTGAGATGGCTGGAAAATTATCTTTCAAATTACGAGAACACCGTTTTAGTAGTATCGCACGACAGGCACTTTTTAGATGCCATAAGCACCCATACAGTTGATATTGATTTTGGGAAAGTTCAACTGTTTCCGGGCAACTACAGTTATTGGTACGAAAGTAGTCAATTGGCCCTAAGGCAGGTACAAAAGCAAAACAAAAAAGCCGAAGAAAAGAAAAAGGAATTACAGGAATTCATCGCCCGATTTAGCGCGAATGCTTCAAAATCAAAGCAGACCACCAGTCGTAAAAAGATGATCGAAAAACTTAATATTGAAGACATTAAACCTTCAACCCGACGTTATCCCGGTATCATTTTTAAACCCGATCGTGAAGTCGGTGACCGTATTTTGGAAGTCAGTGGTTTAAGCGCCAGTATTGACGGTAAGGTTTTGTTTAAGAATGTAGATTTCTACACAAACAAAGGCGATAAAATTATTTTCTTGTCGAAAGATCCGAGGGCCATGACTGCCTTTTTTGAAATTATTAATGGAAATCAAGAGGCCGATTCAGGAACTTATACCTGGGGACAAACCATTACGACTGCATATCTGCCTTTCAATAATTCAGATTACTTCAACTCTGATTTAAGTCTTTCCGACTGGCTTTGCCAATTCACCACAGATACTACTGAACTTTATATCCGGGGCTACTTAGGCAAAATGCTATTTGCCGGTGAAGAAATCCTGAAACCTGTAAATGTTTTATCAGGAGGAGAAAAAATGCGTTGTATGATTTCGAAGATGATGCTTATTAATGCCAACGCTTTAATTATAGATACACCAACCAATCATCTTGATCTTGAATCAATTCAGGCTTTCAATAATAATCTAATTAAATATCCCGGAAATATTTTCATGTCATCGCACGATCATGAATTTATCCAAACCGTTTGTAATAGAGTTATTGAATTGACCCCAAAAGGAATTATCGACAAAATAATGGATTATGATGATTATATCGATGATGAAAAAATTCAGGCTCTCAGAGAAAAAATGTATAAATAA
- a CDS encoding DEAD/DEAH box helicase has translation MSFSSLGLSPALLKAVAGQNYTQAYPIQMEAIPAILDKKDVLGIAETGSGKTASYVLPILMNLQRTVSSKSRNIKVLVLVPTRELAVQVNEVFQIFIPALSKSIKTMAVFGGASINPQMKAMYGVDVLVATPGRLLDLVESNAVQLSDISTLVLDEADKMLNLGFKEEMNRIFKLLPNKRQNLLFSATLSADLNNFHDVLLQDPLVIKIISEDEDIELIDQSAYFVTDEKKGPLLRYIIKSNKLNQVLVFTSTVHRADAVADKLRKNGIDAVAIHSQKSQNSRTENLRKFKTGYIRVLVTTDLLSRGIDIELLPCVINYDLPRSPKDYIHRVGRTGRAESKGEAISFVNPDDQEHFRVIQKKMGKWIDMIDSDNINLQGY, from the coding sequence ATGTCTTTCTCCTCCTTAGGTTTATCGCCCGCATTATTAAAAGCTGTTGCCGGTCAAAACTATACTCAGGCATATCCCATCCAAATGGAAGCCATACCGGCCATTCTAGATAAAAAAGATGTTTTGGGCATAGCAGAAACCGGTTCGGGTAAAACCGCAAGTTATGTATTGCCCATTTTAATGAATCTGCAGAGAACCGTATCAAGCAAAAGCAGAAATATTAAGGTTTTGGTATTGGTACCAACCCGCGAGTTGGCTGTTCAGGTAAATGAAGTATTTCAAATTTTTATTCCGGCTTTATCAAAATCAATAAAGACGATGGCTGTTTTTGGGGGTGCATCCATCAATCCTCAGATGAAAGCGATGTATGGAGTTGATGTGCTGGTTGCCACACCTGGAAGATTGTTGGATTTAGTTGAATCGAATGCGGTCCAATTATCAGATATCAGCACTTTGGTGTTAGATGAAGCTGATAAAATGCTAAACCTAGGGTTCAAAGAAGAAATGAACCGCATCTTTAAACTCCTCCCGAATAAGCGTCAAAATCTGTTGTTTTCTGCTACATTGAGTGCCGACCTAAACAACTTCCATGACGTCCTGTTGCAAGATCCTTTGGTCATTAAAATAATATCCGAAGATGAAGACATCGAACTCATCGATCAGTCAGCTTATTTTGTTACAGATGAAAAAAAAGGCCCGTTACTCCGGTATATCATAAAAAGTAACAAATTAAATCAGGTACTGGTTTTTACTTCTACGGTTCATAGGGCTGATGCGGTTGCCGATAAACTTCGTAAGAATGGAATCGATGCGGTGGCCATTCATAGTCAAAAGAGCCAGAACTCGAGAACTGAAAATTTACGCAAATTCAAAACAGGTTATATTCGGGTATTAGTCACAACCGATTTGCTTTCACGCGGAATCGACATTGAATTATTGCCTTGTGTTATCAATTATGATTTACCCCGTTCACCAAAAGATTACATACACAGGGTTGGAAGAACCGGTCGGGCAGAATCAAAAGGTGAAGCCATTTCCTTTGTAAACCCCGATGATCAGGAGCATTTTCGAGTTATTCAAAAAAAAATGGGTAAATGGATTGATATGATCGATAGCGATAATATCAATTTACAGGGTTATTGA
- a CDS encoding ATP-binding cassette domain-containing protein, protein MISIDRLAVEFGGTTLFKDISFVVNDRDRIALMGKNGAGKSTLLKIIAGAKTPTGGRVSAPKDSVIAYLPQHLLHKDNRTVFDEASQAFSKVLNLQTRMDELNHQLTIRSDYESDEYYAIIEEVSALSERLYSQGDINFDAEVEQILLGLGFARNDFTRPTSEFSGGWRMRIELAKILLQKPDLILLDEPTNHLDIESVQWLEDFLINSAKAVIIISHDRAFIDRLTTRTIEVTMGRIHDFKVNYSKYLELRRERREQQQKAFEEQQKFIAETQVFIDRFKGTYSKTLQVQSRVKMLDKLVILEVDEVDTSHLNLRFPPSPRSGTYPVMAEDVSKKYGDHLVFEGASFSIQRGEKVAFVGKNGEGKSTFIKAIMGEIEHGGKLTLGHNTMIGYFAQNEASLLDESLTVFQTIDDIAKGDIRTKIRDILGAFMFGGDDWDKKVKILSGGERTRLAMIKLLLEPVNLLILDEPTNHLDMRTKDILKQALLDYDGTLILVSHDRDFLDGMVSKVYEFGNKRIKEHQEGIREFLERKKMENLRELEIKQKK, encoded by the coding sequence ATGATTTCAATAGACCGACTTGCAGTAGAATTTGGTGGAACCACGCTTTTTAAAGATATATCTTTTGTTGTAAATGATCGGGACCGTATCGCCCTGATGGGCAAAAATGGAGCAGGAAAATCAACCCTGCTTAAAATAATAGCCGGAGCTAAAACGCCAACCGGTGGACGGGTTTCAGCTCCAAAGGATTCCGTTATAGCCTACTTGCCGCAGCACCTTTTACATAAAGACAACCGCACAGTTTTTGATGAAGCATCTCAGGCATTTTCAAAAGTGCTCAATTTGCAAACCAGAATGGATGAGTTGAACCATCAACTCACCATACGTAGCGACTACGAATCGGACGAATATTACGCGATTATTGAGGAAGTTTCAGCACTCAGTGAAAGATTATACAGTCAGGGCGATATTAATTTTGATGCCGAAGTGGAACAGATTCTGTTAGGTTTGGGATTTGCGCGTAATGATTTTACGCGTCCGACTTCTGAATTTAGTGGTGGCTGGCGCATGCGCATTGAACTGGCAAAAATATTGCTTCAAAAACCTGATCTTATCCTGCTTGATGAGCCTACTAATCACCTGGATATAGAGTCGGTACAATGGCTGGAAGATTTTTTAATAAACAGTGCTAAGGCAGTGATTATCATTTCGCACGACCGCGCTTTTATTGATCGGCTCACCACACGTACTATTGAAGTAACCATGGGGCGCATCCATGATTTTAAGGTCAATTATTCAAAATACCTGGAACTAAGGCGTGAACGACGTGAACAGCAACAAAAAGCCTTCGAGGAGCAACAAAAATTCATAGCCGAAACACAGGTATTTATCGATCGCTTCAAGGGTACGTATTCAAAAACCTTGCAGGTTCAATCGCGTGTAAAAATGCTCGACAAGCTTGTAATCCTTGAAGTGGATGAAGTTGATACCTCTCATCTGAATTTGCGCTTCCCTCCTTCTCCGCGCTCAGGAACTTATCCGGTAATGGCAGAAGATGTATCTAAAAAATATGGTGATCATCTGGTTTTTGAAGGTGCTTCGTTTAGCATACAACGTGGCGAAAAAGTTGCTTTTGTCGGGAAAAACGGTGAAGGTAAATCCACCTTTATCAAGGCAATTATGGGTGAAATTGAACATGGTGGAAAACTAACTTTAGGGCATAATACCATGATAGGTTATTTTGCTCAAAACGAAGCTTCCCTTTTGGATGAAAGCCTGACCGTTTTTCAAACCATTGATGATATCGCCAAAGGAGACATCCGGACTAAAATCAGGGATATTTTAGGTGCCTTTATGTTTGGTGGCGATGATTGGGACAAGAAAGTAAAAATACTTTCGGGTGGAGAACGTACCCGACTGGCTATGATCAAATTACTGCTTGAACCTGTAAATCTGCTTATTCTTGACGAGCCAACCAATCATCTTGATATGCGCACAAAGGATATCCTCAAACAGGCACTCTTGGATTATGACGGTACACTCATCCTCGTATCGCACGACCGTGATTTCCTCGACGGTATGGTGAGCAAGGTTTATGAATTTGGCAACAAACGCATAAAGGAACATCAGGAAGGAATTCGTGAATTTTTGGAACGCAAAAAAATGGAAAATCTGAGAGAACTGGAGATTAAACAGAAAAAGTAA